Sequence from the Sphingobacteriaceae bacterium GW460-11-11-14-LB5 genome:
GGCTTTCCCCTTCAATCCGGTTTAGGTGTCAACGGGCAGCAGAAATAGTACAGTTTGCAATTAACAGTTATCAATAAACAGTTAACCGATTCCCCTCATGGTTCGTCATCCTGAACTTGTTTCAGGATCTTTTATTGAAATAGTTGGCAATTAACAGTTATCAATAAACAATTATCCGATTCCCCCTCGTGGTTCGTCATCCTGAACTTGTTTCAGGATCTTTAATGGAAATAGTTGGCAATTAACAGTTATCAATAAACAATTAACTGATTGCCCCGCGATTCGTTATCCTGAACTTGTTTCAAGATCTTTCATGGAAATAGTTGGCAATTGACAGTTATTAATTAACAGTTAACCAATTCCTCTCGTGCTTCGTCATCCTGAACTTGTTTCAGGATCTTTTATGGAAATAGTTGGCAATTAACAATTAACCAATTCACACCGCGATTCGTCATCCTGAACTTGTTTCAGGATCTTTCATGGAAATAGTTGGCAATTGACAGTTATTAATTAACAGTTAACCAATTCCCCTCGTGCTTCGTCATCCTGAACTTGTTTCAGGATCTTTCGTGGAAATTAAGCTAATCTCATTTACCTATTATTAAGGCTGGTATTCAAATGGCAACCTATCCCCTATTCTTTTGCCGCCCCAAAAATCACGCACGTAAAAACTTTTATAATCTACATAACTACCTTTGCTATCAACCAGTGTATGCTTAAGGTAAGGGCGTAAAAGTGATCCAGCATTATAATCCAAACGCGTAGCAATTTTATGATTATACAACACATACACCGATCTGGGGAGTTCAAGTTTTATAAAATTACTATCTACTACACTCGTAAACATACTGGGATTTGTAGGTTGAGTACTTATTTTCATCGGTCCCGTTTCATTTATAGCGGCATAGGTAAAAAACCATTTTGCTCTGCATTGTTTGCAAACACAGTTCTTAAATAATGCATAAAAGAACCAAAGTAAGCAACTTTCCGGTTCTCCATCCACTCGCTTCGCTCCTCCTGATTACCTGTTAGTTCTTCAAAAACACAATCACCATCAAAACTGGTCAAACGGCTAGCCCTGGTAAAAGTAAAGTCCTTTAGCAGATATTTTATCCGATAACCAAGCATATGATTTGTAATGATTAAAAAATCGCTGGATGTGGCATTTAAATAATCAGTTTTAGATTTAAACTTTAAAACATCTGTATTCTCTATTTCACAACTGGCTGCATTTGGCGACGTTCCTAAAAAGGCATCTCTAAATATCCTTAAATATTCTTCTCTTTTCTTGTCAAATTTTATGGTTACACTATTTAATTCTACAACTGCATCTGCTAATTTTATATCCAGCACCAACGATTTGCCATTAATGCTCATATTTCTTTTCTCAGAAACATAACCAATCATTTTTACGACTAATTCGTAATTACCACTCGCCAATCCACCAATAAAATACGCTCCTTTCTCATCCGTTAAGGTAATACTTTTCGAATCGGCTATAAACACAGTAGCAGCCTCAATGGGTTTTCCATCCTTAGCTTTAATTACCCCACTAATGGCAAAATTATTCTGAGCCATAGTCACAAAATTGCCAAAACAGAATACCAATACTAGGAGCGCGAATTTATACATCGTTATTTAGAGCGTTTTACTTTTGTTTTCAATTTATAAAATTAATTTAATCAGACAATTGTTAAACCATAATTTAAAATTCCTTTTCTTTGCGCCATGAAAAGAATCTACATTTTCTTTTTCCTTTTAACAATTACGCTGCCTGGTATGGCGCAGATGAAATTGATTAAAAAGATGCTCTCGAACGAAAAAGATACCACCCGCAAAGCCAGCTTTTTACCTTTACCCGCCTTCGGCTATAGTCAGGAAACCGGTTTTGAATTTGGGCTTGGCGCGATTTACTCCTTTTATGTCGATAGAAAAGATACTTTGAACAGGAGTTCGAATTTCGCTTTGAACACGACCTATTCTACAAAAAAAACTGCCAATTTTATGCTTAAGGGCGATTCCTGGACCAAAGGGAATAAATACCATTTTATCGGCGATGTCCGTTTTAAAAATCAGCCTTTCAATTTTTACGGCATTGGCAATAAGGCACAAAAAGCAGATGAAGATAAATTAGACCAACGGGTTTTTAAAACGCTGTTCGATGCCGAGATGAACACTTTACCCAAAGCATATACAGGAGTATCATTGGGTTTCGAGAATTACCGCTTTATAGATAAGGAAATTGGTGGCATTTATACAACGAATCCACAAATTTTAGATAAAGATGGAGGCTCAGTAGCGTGGATAGGTGCATCGCAGAGTTACGACACACGTAACAGCAACAATTACCCAACAAAGGGTTTTTTTGGCAGGGCAACCTACCAGTATGCACCCGATTTTTTTGGTGGCGATAGTTTTACCGGCTCACAGATGAAGCTAGATCTTCGCGGTTTCTTCAGTCTGGCGCCAAAAGTAGTTTTAGGGGTACAGGGTATTTTTTACACCATACAAAGTAAAGCTACGACATTTTACCTTTTACAACAGTTAGGCAACGACCAAATGATGCGCGGTTATTACAGCGGTCGCTACCGTGATGAAAACCTGATGGCCACACAAGCCGAAATCCGTTACCGTTTTATGAACCGTTTTGGTATTGTAGCTTTTGCGGGTACCGGTAAGGTATTTGCAAACGGCCAGTTTAATGCCGATGGATTAAAACCAAACTTTGGCCTTGGAGGGCGCTACTTTTTCGATCCGGCAAAAGGTTTAAGTGTGCGGGTAGATTACGGCATTGGCGAAAAACTGCCAAACGAAAAACGCCAATCGGGATTTTATATCAGTTTAGCAGAAGCGTTTTAAAGGATGTAAGATGTATAATGGAAAAGGGATAACGGAATATATACTCTGCTTTTTGCCATTTTGGGCGCAGTGAAGGACCTACAATTCCAAATGCTCCAATTACTTTTCCTAAAAGACAGATCTTCAGTTCTTTTTATCTTGAATATCAAACTTTACATGTAGACTATCAAATCTTTTGACGCCAGCACGAGACTTGGTTAATAGTGAGCCATTTATAGCTTTTGCATCACCGTTTTGCTTATTAAAAATAATTTTATCCGCTTCTAACATTAAATCATCATTATAAACTCTAGCCCTTCCATACAGATTTATTAGTTTTTGATCTTTAGATGTTTTAACTGAATCTATAGCGCCATATTTTATAGTCCCTAGTAAACTCCCTTTTGCCGGACCATCCTCAATGTAAGTAATTAGATATTTTGCATTTCCGCTAGAAGAAAAATCTTTTGATTTTGATTTATTAAGGTCCAGAACAATTTGTGCAGAAATGAATCCATCCCCCATTTTATCATCTAATCTTGCCTTTTTTGCAGTTATTAAACCTTTTTCTTTATCCCAAATTAATTCTTCCGCGATCAACTTACTATTCCCGATTATTAAGTCAGCAAATGAGAAATAAGATATATTTCCTTTAACATCTCCACGAAGCGTCCTGAAAGAAATAATTTTTGGCACTAACGCAGCATAATCATTCGATTTCAAAACAGCAATCTTTTGCTTCCCATCCTGATGATAAAAACGGTCATAGAGCGCCTCATTTTTAATTATATATTTTTTAGGCTCAGAATACAAAATGATCAGCTTATCAGTCGTATAGGTATTCTTTGAAACCAACTTTTCGCCAATAAATTTCACCAGTACCTTATCGCCCCTTTTAAAATTGTCATCTTTTATATTTTGAGCGGTAAGATTTAAATTGATAGTAAAAAGGCCATCATTTAAAACAATTTTTTCAAGTTTATTATTCGCACCTTTTTTTATCGACTTAATTTTAGAGGTGGCAAAACGGGCCTTATTGGCTTCATACAGAAAAGCATATTTTTCAGGTTTATACTCGTAAATCAAATTGCCCTTTAAATCCTTTATGGTTTGTGGCACGTAAGTAATGTCGACATCTTTAAATCGGTTGGGCTCTCCAATTGGTGCAGGCGGCAATATACTTGCGCTAATTAGTACAACTATTTTGTCGCCTATTTTAAGTTTATTGTTAACATTGTTATATTCTATTGAATAAGTACCAGTTGCCGTTTTTAAGCCAAATGTTTTATGGTTCCTTTTCTTACCAAATTCAATCACCACGCCTTCTATCGGTTTTCCAAGTAAAGAATCGGTTTGCAATGTTTTAATCTCGGTTTGTACCGTAGGGGCAACATCAACATATGCTACTGTAAAACTATACACCAGTCCCAATAATATCGGCAATGCCAATACATACACTAAC
This genomic interval carries:
- a CDS encoding polymerase is translated as MKRIYIFFFLLTITLPGMAQMKLIKKMLSNEKDTTRKASFLPLPAFGYSQETGFEFGLGAIYSFYVDRKDTLNRSSNFALNTTYSTKKTANFMLKGDSWTKGNKYHFIGDVRFKNQPFNFYGIGNKAQKADEDKLDQRVFKTLFDAEMNTLPKAYTGVSLGFENYRFIDKEIGGIYTTNPQILDKDGGSVAWIGASQSYDTRNSNNYPTKGFFGRATYQYAPDFFGGDSFTGSQMKLDLRGFFSLAPKVVLGVQGIFYTIQSKATTFYLLQQLGNDQMMRGYYSGRYRDENLMATQAEIRYRFMNRFGIVAFAGTGKVFANGQFNADGLKPNFGLGGRYFFDPAKGLSVRVDYGIGEKLPNEKRQSGFYISLAEAF